TCGCCGCGTGGGGACTTCTACATGGGTGACACTCTTACCGGATCACCAGAGATGCTGACACTGACCGGGAATCTACGTGCGCGGATTTCAATTGGGGCCGCAAAAGCCGTGGGAGAAGACGATCTTATTCAAATCGCTCCAGCAAACGGTATCGCGACTCTCAAGGGACAGTGGGAGGTCGAGCTATACAAAACGCCGGAACAGGGGCTCGCGTGGCAACCCGCTTTCCAGCCGCGGATCGGAGATGGAAACCCGATGAGATGGTGAGCTTTCCCTGAATTGCCGTCGGACAAAGACAGAAGTTCCAGATGGCAGGGGGTCAGAGTTTACAGATCGGCTTGAAAATTAGAAATGCTCTTCTCGATGGTTCAAATGACTGGCCTCTCGACAGGATTATCCAAGATGTTCGACGTGCTTGCAAAGGCCTTCAGGTATAACATCTTCGATGAGTTCGTAGAGAATGGCGGGGTGAGGTTGGATGAGTTTCCGATAGAGTTTCTTTGGGAGGAGAGAGCTCAGAAGTTCTTCGTGGATAATCTCACGATCAACTATCGAGTTTGGGTTGTGGGACAAGAGGACGCGATCGTCATCGCTGATTGGAAAAGGAGGAGGACGACGAGGATCTTGATCAGGGAAATTTCACGGAATCCCCATGTCCTGAGTCACCGAAGCAAAATCCATCGCTTCTGGGCCAAGCACAATCAGCCGTTCCTTTACGGAGGGCTGAGGGTCGGCTTCGGCTGTAAGGGAAATCGCTACATCTCGGAGCACCCGGAATACCAAGCTGTGAGGCGGGAATGCGGCGGGACCTGAAAGATGGTCCGCTTGGGGACGGGGGTGCACGCGACAATCTCCGGGAGGATGGAGGTGCGTAACTTCCTCATCGACCAACTCCGATCGATGCCAGATCCTCAGTCCAAGGCACCAATCCCAGCTCATCGTGAGAGGCCGAATGATGGAGATCCAAAATCAGGCGATCACCGGGGCGAACGCCTCGAAGGTGGTTTCTGTTTTCACCGGCATCTACTGGGCCTTGGAGGGGCCTCTTCTGTTGGCTGACTGCCTGACTGGAGGCTGGTTTTCGAAGGGCGGGTGGTGGGTGGCTATCATGCTCTTCACGGGAACGTGTGGAACGGCTTTCTGGGCAATGCTGGCGTTGCCTTTGATCCGATCTCTACGAGCTGGAAAATCGCCCCGGGGAGTGCGTGGTCTGGGCCGGATGGTCTGGTGTTTCAGCACCCTGCCCATGGTGATGATTTGCCTCGGCCTGCTCTGTGTGCTGGTTTATTTCCGAATGACGGAATAGGGGAGATGTTTGGAAGGATCATCTCCGTCCCATGCCGAAACCGTCGGATCCTTCTATCTCTCAAAATGAAGCCGCTTTGGATTTGTTTGCTGACGTTCGTGATAGCGCTATGCAGCTGCGAGCGGAAGGAACTGGAAACCGCGCCTCAAGGTGCAGGCGAGGTAAAGTCGCAAGGCGGAGTTTCGCTGGAGGAGCGTCGAACGCGGACCCGTGACCTCCATGCGCGCGCGGGAGCTGACCAGAGTGTCTACGATTCTCAAGAGTGGTTCGAGGTGATGGATGACCACGGACCAGCCTACAAGGCGCAGTTGATCGAGTGCATCCGGGAGGCCGAGTCGATCACCATCACGGAGCATTCCGACCGCGTTGATTTTTATGAGCCAGGTGGACCGTTGCAGCAAAACCCACCTATCTTTGAGTATCGAACCATCGTATTAACCGAAAACCAGAAATATGCTTTCCTGCGGGCGGTGGAGGAGATGGAGGCTGCCACCGAGTATGGTTCCAATCGATGTGGCTTTGAGGCCCATCACCGGCTGACTTTCCTCAGAGACGGACAGAATGTCTCCAGCATCAGCATTTGCTTCAAATGTGGCGAAGCTCTGTGGAGCCAAACGGAGTTCACCGAGCCGAAAGGCCTGATGGACGTTCTCCGCTCAGCCGTTGAGGGCGCCGGGCTGGAGCCTGAGCGCGATTGGCGCGCCTTGGCGAAAGCCTGGAAGAAACAGGCTGGCAACCCCGAGGGGGCCGGAGCGTCAGATTGAGGTCCGGAAGCTTCGGCCCCGTGAAAAATTCCGGGATTGAGTCTGTGGGGAAAGGGGATGGAATGGGGAGTCGTATCCCGATTTCCCAATGATCAGAAAACTACTCCCGGCTGTTGCCGCTACCGCTTTGATTTTCACCGCTTCCGGCGAGCCGGAGAAGGTCGAGGAGGGATTCGTGTCCCTTTTCGATGGCAAGACCCTCGATGGCTGGAAGGTGGGCGGCGAGGCGAATGCGATCCGCGTGGAGGACGGCGCGATCGTGGCCAATGGCCCGTGCACGCACGCCTACTACGTGGGCAAGGACGGCAAGGCGAAGTTCAAGGACTTCGAGCTGCGCGCGGACATCATGACAAAGCCGAATTCGAACGGCGGCCTCTACATCCACACCGAATACCAGCCCTCCGGCTGGCCGACCGCGAAGGGCTACGAGGTGCAGATCAACAACACCCAGTCCGATTGGCGGAAGTCCGGCGGCCTCTACGGGGTGGTGGATAACAAGGAGCCCTTCGAGGACAACAAGTGGATGAAGTACGTGATCCGCGTCGAGAAGGGCAAGGTCACGGTGTCCATCAATGGCAAGGAGCTGGTCAACTACACGGCGGAGGAAGGGAAGAGCAAGCTGCAGAAGGACGGCGGTACCTTCGCCATCCAGGCCCACGACCCGGGCAGCACGACGCTGCACAAGAACATCCGCGTGAAGACGCTGGATTGATCGATCCGACCGAGAGATCCGTTTCACGGCGCGGGTTCGCATGACTCATGGGAATCCGCGCAGTTTTTGAGAGCCGGTTGACCGTTGCGGCCCGGCACTTTAGGAATTTACCCATGGACTTGACCCCGACCGCCTACGGCACCTGGAGCGCCGGCCGCTTCATGCACTTCGGCGACACGCTGCCTGAAGATCGCTTCCTCTCCTGCATCCAGACTGCCTGGGATGCGGGGATCCGCACGTTCGTCACCGCCGACGTTTACGGGAATGGCAAGGCGGACGAGCTGCTGGGCCAAGCACTGGCGGACAAGCCGCGCGAGGAATACTGCCTGGTGGGCATGCTCGGCCACGATTTCTACGAGGGCCAGCGGCAGGGACCGCGGGGCTATCCGCGCTTCACGGAGCTGCACCAGCCGGGGAAATTCCGCGATTACCTGCGGCAGTCCTGCGAGAAGTCGCTGGAGCGCTGCCGCACGGACCGCTTCGACCTGCTGATGCTGCACAATCCGGACGAAATCGGCTACACGAGCGACGCGGTGTGGGACGGCCTGCGTGCGCTGAAGGCGGAGGGGCTGGCCGAGCGTTTGGGCCTCGCGCCGGGACCGGCGAATGGTTTCACGCTGGACCTGATCGACTGCATCGAGCGCCGCGGTGCGGACATCGACTGGATGATGCTCATTCTCAATCCGCTCGAGCCCTGGCCATCCTGCCACGTGCTGCCGGTGTGTGAGAAGCACGGCATCAAGGTGCTGACGCGCGTGGCCGACTACGGCGGACTTTTCCACGGCGACATGAAGCCGGGGCACGTTTTCAAGCCCGGCGACCACCGCGCGTATCGTGCGGAGGGCTGGGTGGAGCACGGGCTGGAGAAGATCGAGAAGATGAAGCCGGTCGCCGAGAAGCACGGGCTTTCGCTGATCCAGTTCGCGTCAGTCTGGAATCTGAGCCAGCCGGCGGTGCAGAGCGTGGTGCCGACCTTCATCCAAGAGGCGAGCGAGGGCGCGCGCACGATTGAGCAGCAGATCGAGGATTTCGCGGCATTGCCGGATGTCCGCCTCAGCGCGGAGGAGTCCGAGCTTGTCCGGCAGATCGGCGACAATACCGGCTGCATGACGCTGAAGGGCGCGAGCAAGCGACATCAGGTCAGCGAGCGCCCGGACGAGTGGCCGATGCGCGAGGACCTGCTGGAGCTGGCAGGCCGGCATGGTCTGGGGACGGAGTGGTGATGTCCGTTTCTCTTGGTCGAGCCTTCCGAAGGGGAAGGCTCGATGACTTTTGTAGCTTTCGTAGCTGAACGACTGCGTCGTTCAGGCTGGGTGGGGTCCGCCCTATGAAGTGCATCCGATGAAGCTACGTGGCGATTTTTCCTCGCCCCTCGCCTTGCCTGACGGACAGCCCAAAGATGACTCGCGGGCGGCGATTTCCAGCGGCACGCGAGAAGCAGGAAAGGCGCAGCCCTTCCTCTACGAGGATATCTCGTAGCGAAACGACTGCGTCGTTTCGGCTGGGGGAGGCGTGAAGATGCTCCCCGGCATGATTCGCCTACTTGTGGATCGTCCTGAGGTGACTCGCGGGCGGCGATTTTTGGCGGTCCGCGAGAAGCAGGAAGGGCGCAGCCCTTCCGCTACGTGGGCCCTTCCGCCACGTGGGGTCAGAGAGCCCGGCGGGCGCGCACGGCGGCTGCGAATTTCTCGAGCACCGCCACGGTGTCGTCCCAGCCGATGCAGGCGTCCGTGACGGACTGGCCGCGGGTGAGCTTCGTGAGATCCGGGACGAGCTTCTGGTTTCCCTCGACGAGATTCGACTCGACCATGGTCGCGACGACGGCCTTCGAGCCTTCCTCGATCTGCTTGCAGAGGGCATTCGCGACCAGAGGCTGGTTGCGGTAGTCCTTCATGGAGTTGCCGTGCGAGCAGTCGATCATCACGTGTGGCGGCAGGCCTTGCTCGTTGAGCATCTTCACGACCTCGGTGACGGCTTCCGCCTCGTAGTTCGGGCCGGACTTCCCGCCGCGCAGGATGATGTGGCAGGTGTCATTCCCCGTGGTGGAGACGATGGCGGAGACGCCTTGCTTCGTGACGGAGAGGAAGTGGTGCGGGCGCGAGGACGACTGGATGGCGTCGAGCGCGATCTGGATGGAGCCGCCGGTGCCGTTCTTGAAGCCGACCGGCATGGAGAGGCCGGAGGCGAGCTCGCGGTGGATCTGGCTCTCGGTGGTGCGCGCGCCGATGGCTCCCCAGACGATCAGGTCGGCGATGTATTGCGGAGAGATGGTGTCGAGGAATTCGGTGCCGGCGGGGATGCCGAGATTTGCCAGCTCCAACAGCAGGCCGCGGGCGACGCGCAGGCCGTGATTGATATCGAATGAATCGTCGAGCTTCGGATCGTTGATCAGGCCCTTCCAGCCCACGGTGGTGCGCGGCTTTTCGAAATACACGCGCATCACGACGAAGACGTCGTCCTTTAGGCGCTCGGCCTCCGCCTTGAGCTTCTTGCCGTATTCGATCGCCGCCTCAGGGTCGTGGATCGAGCAGGGGCCGACGATGACCAGCAGGCGGTCGTCCTCGCCCTTCAGGATGGCCTCGCACTGGGCGCGGGCAGCAGAGACGAGTTCCGAGGCTTCTTCCGACACCGGCAGGAAATAGTTCAGGATCGCCGGTGAAATGAGCGGATTCAGGCCGGAAATACGGAGGTCGTCGGTGCGGTGGCGGGTCACGCGCGGGAGGAAAGGGGAAGTCGCCGCCGGGAGCAAGTAGCGAGTGGAGAGCGGCTTGAAGAGAAAACGGAACCGCTAGGACGCCAGGTTCGCCAAGAAGAGGGGACAAATCGGCTTTCCAGACTTGGCGATCTTGTCGTCTTGGCGGTGAATCGCTTTCCGCTGCCGAAATGAAGAAAGAACGAGCCGATGCCCTGCTGGTCGCCCGCGGCCTGTGCGAGTCCCGTGAACAGGCGAAGCGCCTCATTCTTGCCGGGGAGGTGCGCAGCGGCGACCGGATGGTGGACAAGCCGAGCACGAAATTTCCCGAAGACGCGCCTCTGGAAGTGAAGGAGAAGCCGAAATACGTCGGCCGGGGCGGCTTGAAGATGGAGGGAGCTCTGGCGTCCTTCGGCATTTCCCCGGAAGGCTGGACCTGTCTCGATATTGGCGCGTCCACCGGGGGCTTCACCGATTGCCTGCTGCAGCATGGCGCGGCGAAGGTCCACGCCATCGACGTGGGGACGAACCAACTCGCCTACAAGCTGCGGACCGATCCGCGAGTCGTGGTGAAGGAGCAATTCAATGCGCGGGGTCTGGAAGTCTCCACGCTGGGGGAAAAGGTCCGGATGATCGTGATGGACCTGTCATTCATCTCGCTGACGAAGATCCTCCCGGCCGCGTTCGGGGTGCTGGAGGAGGGAGGGTGCATCGTGTGCCTCATCAAGCCGCAATTCGAGCTCGAGCGGGAAGACATCGGGAAGGGTGGAATTGTCCGCGATCCCGCGCTGCACGACCGGGCGGTGGAAAAGATCCGGATCTTCGTGACGGAAGAGCTGGGCCGTGAATGGAAGGGCCTGATCGACTCGCCGATCACCGGCACCGATGGGAACCGGGAGTTCCTGGCATGGCTGGGGTAATACTGCAAAGGTCCGCACTTGCTGCGACCCGCCGATCGATCTAGACTTCAGCCAATGCCAGCGACCGCAGAGCAGCTTTACAGGGATGCCCTCACGCTTTCGCCGGAGGCGCGGGCTGATCTTACGGACCGTCTTGTTGCGAGTTCCGCAGAGGCAATTGTTTCTGACATCGAGGAGGCGCATCTTGCCGAGGTTCGCCGCCGCATTGCAGGCGTGGGTACTGGCGAGCATAGGCTGATCGAGGGGCAGCAGGTCCTTTCTGCTGGCCGGGCTTTCCTTGGAAGTCTCATCGAGAATGGCTCGGGCCGTTAAGATCGTTCCTGCGCGTGGCAATCGATTTCAAGTTCGCTGAAGCGGCTGAGCGTGAATATCTCGACGCGGTCCGGTATTACTCTGGAACGGCGAGCGATCTGGAGGTGGCGGTAAGATTTTTGGCTGCCGTGGAGGACGCCATCGCTACGATTTGCGCTGCTCCATTAGTCTGGCGCATTGTCGACAAGCCGGACGTGCGCAGGTATGTTCTCCGCCGCTTTCCTTATG
This genomic window from Luteolibacter flavescens contains:
- a CDS encoding TlyA family RNA methyltransferase, which translates into the protein MKKERADALLVARGLCESREQAKRLILAGEVRSGDRMVDKPSTKFPEDAPLEVKEKPKYVGRGGLKMEGALASFGISPEGWTCLDIGASTGGFTDCLLQHGAAKVHAIDVGTNQLAYKLRTDPRVVVKEQFNARGLEVSTLGEKVRMIVMDLSFISLTKILPAAFGVLEEGGCIVCLIKPQFELEREDIGKGGIVRDPALHDRAVEKIRIFVTEELGREWKGLIDSPITGTDGNREFLAWLG
- a CDS encoding 3-keto-disaccharide hydrolase, with the protein product MIRKLLPAVAATALIFTASGEPEKVEEGFVSLFDGKTLDGWKVGGEANAIRVEDGAIVANGPCTHAYYVGKDGKAKFKDFELRADIMTKPNSNGGLYIHTEYQPSGWPTAKGYEVQINNTQSDWRKSGGLYGVVDNKEPFEDNKWMKYVIRVEKGKVTVSINGKELVNYTAEEGKSKLQKDGGTFAIQAHDPGSTTLHKNIRVKTLD
- a CDS encoding aldo/keto reductase, which translates into the protein MDLTPTAYGTWSAGRFMHFGDTLPEDRFLSCIQTAWDAGIRTFVTADVYGNGKADELLGQALADKPREEYCLVGMLGHDFYEGQRQGPRGYPRFTELHQPGKFRDYLRQSCEKSLERCRTDRFDLLMLHNPDEIGYTSDAVWDGLRALKAEGLAERLGLAPGPANGFTLDLIDCIERRGADIDWMMLILNPLEPWPSCHVLPVCEKHGIKVLTRVADYGGLFHGDMKPGHVFKPGDHRAYRAEGWVEHGLEKIEKMKPVAEKHGLSLIQFASVWNLSQPAVQSVVPTFIQEASEGARTIEQQIEDFAALPDVRLSAEESELVRQIGDNTGCMTLKGASKRHQVSERPDEWPMREDLLELAGRHGLGTEW
- a CDS encoding addiction module protein, with the protein product MPATAEQLYRDALTLSPEARADLTDRLVASSAEAIVSDIEEAHLAEVRRRIAGVGTGEHRLIEGQQVLSAGRAFLGSLIENGSGR
- a CDS encoding type II toxin-antitoxin system RelE/ParE family toxin: MAIDFKFAEAAEREYLDAVRYYSGTASDLEVAVRFLAAVEDAIATICAAPLVWRIVDKPDVRRYVLRRFPYVIYYRFRTDSQTVEIYAVMHTSRKPDYWRNRNGPAGG
- a CDS encoding 3-deoxy-7-phosphoheptulonate synthase; this encodes MTRHRTDDLRISGLNPLISPAILNYFLPVSEEASELVSAARAQCEAILKGEDDRLLVIVGPCSIHDPEAAIEYGKKLKAEAERLKDDVFVVMRVYFEKPRTTVGWKGLINDPKLDDSFDINHGLRVARGLLLELANLGIPAGTEFLDTISPQYIADLIVWGAIGARTTESQIHRELASGLSMPVGFKNGTGGSIQIALDAIQSSSRPHHFLSVTKQGVSAIVSTTGNDTCHIILRGGKSGPNYEAEAVTEVVKMLNEQGLPPHVMIDCSHGNSMKDYRNQPLVANALCKQIEEGSKAVVATMVESNLVEGNQKLVPDLTKLTRGQSVTDACIGWDDTVAVLEKFAAAVRARRAL